AGCATGCCGGCGCTCTCGAAAGCATAGGTGGAAAAGGTGGTGAACGAGCCCATGAACCCCACCAGGGCGGCGGCGCGGAACTGAGGGCCCAGGTTGAGGCGCTCCACGCCGGCGGCCCAGAGCAGGCCGAAAAGGAAGCAGCCGGCCAGGTTCACGGAAAGGGTGCCCCACGGGAACAGGCTGCCCGGCGCCGCGCGCTGGACCAGCCCGGCCAGGCCCCAGCGGGCCAGGGCCCCGGTCGCGCCGCAGACGGCGATGAGGATGAGGTTGAGCAAATGCGGCCTCTTGTGGAAGTGAGTTACGATGAAAATAGCACTCTGCTGCC
This region of bacterium genomic DNA includes:
- the crcB gene encoding fluoride efflux transporter CrcB; the protein is MLNLILIAVCGATGALARWGLAGLVQRAAPGSLFPWGTLSVNLAGCFLFGLLWAAGVERLNLGPQFRAAALVGFMGSFTTFSTYAFESAGMLAEAQWATAVFNILAQNAAGVALMFLGFALGRLF